The DNA region CGCCAGAGCCGGCGTCGGCATGGGCACGCTCTACCGCCACTTCCCGACACGGGCGGATCTCGTCGTGGCCGTCTTCCGCCATCAGGTCGAGGAATGCGCCGAGGCTGGACCGCGGCTGCTGGCCGAGACGGAGTCCCCGATGGCAGCGCTGCGCCTGTGGATCGACCGCTTCGTAGACTTCCTGATCACCAAACACGGCCTCGCCGCCATCCCCCAGGCGGACAACAGCTCCGCCACCCTCCACACGTACTTTCTCGACCGACTCCTGCCCGTCGCCGAGCAGCTCCTGAAAGCTGCGGTCGACGCCGGCGAGGCCAAGGCCGAGATCCAGCCCTACGAGCTGATGCGCGGAATCGGCAACCTCTGCATTGCCCCCGAGCGCGATCCCCGCTACAACCCGCGCAGATTGATCGACCTGCTCTTGCGAGGGCTCCAGTCCTGATCAGTATCGTGACGGTGCCTGATCGGCTAGGTCTAGCTCGCCGAGAGCCGCACCGCGCAACAGCATGGTGCAATTGAGGCCATGAGTGACCCGCGCAGATTCGGACCCCTCGGCGGCTCCGCGTTGTCGTGGTTCGTGGACGCTCCTTCAACCGTGGGCGCGGTTCGCAGGACTGCCTCTCCTGTTCTAGACTAATGAAAATGATTATCACTATTGCTAGAAGCTGAGCGATGCCCACAGAACCTCAAGCCCTCGATGCGCTCGTCGTCGGCGCCGGACCGGCCGGCATCGGCACCGCCCTCGCCCTGGCTGCCATCCCGGACCTGACCTTCGGGGTGCTCGAACGCGGCCAGATCGGTCAGACCTTCCTCGACTGGCCGGCCGAGCAGACCTTCCTCACCCCGTCGTTCACCGGCAACGGCTTCGGCGCCACGGACCTGAACGCCGTGCACCCGGAGACGTCCCCGGCGTTCAGCCTCGGGGTGGACTATCTGACCGGGCCGCAGTACGCGAAATACCTGCGCAGCGTCGCAGCACACTTCCGGGTCCCCGTCCTCGACGATGCCGAGGTCACCGCGGTCGCCCGGCACGAGCAGGGCTTCGAGATCCGGTGCCGACGCGGTCCGGTGGTGGCTCGTTCACTGGTCTGGGCCGGCGGCGAGTTCCATCACCCGTTGAAGCCGCGCATCTCCGGCAGCGGCTTCGCCGACCTCGCGCACACCGCCGAGGCCTGGGAGCCGCGGGCGGGTCGGGTGCTGGTGATCGGCGGCTACGAGTCCGGCGTCGACCTCGCCTGCCATCATGCCGAACGTGGCGCCCACGTCACCGTCGTCGACGGCTCAACCCCCTGGGATGCCGGCACCGGATCCGATCCTTCCTTCCGGCTGGCGCCACGCTCCCGGATACGCCTAGCCACCGCACTGGACACCGGCCGACTCGACCTGGTCGACGCCCACGCCAACGGGATCAAACGCGCCGGCACCGAGTGGACGGTGAGTCTGGACAACGGCAC from Microlunatus phosphovorus NM-1 includes:
- a CDS encoding TetR/AcrR family transcriptional regulator, coding for MASSAEQPGEMGATAKRADVVRNQKKLLVAAAEVFATSGVDAPVREVAARAGVGMGTLYRHFPTRADLVVAVFRHQVEECAEAGPRLLAETESPMAALRLWIDRFVDFLITKHGLAAIPQADNSSATLHTYFLDRLLPVAEQLLKAAVDAGEAKAEIQPYELMRGIGNLCIAPERDPRYNPRRLIDLLLRGLQS
- a CDS encoding NAD(P)/FAD-dependent oxidoreductase; amino-acid sequence: MPTEPQALDALVVGAGPAGIGTALALAAIPDLTFGVLERGQIGQTFLDWPAEQTFLTPSFTGNGFGATDLNAVHPETSPAFSLGVDYLTGPQYAKYLRSVAAHFRVPVLDDAEVTAVARHEQGFEIRCRRGPVVARSLVWAGGEFHHPLKPRISGSGFADLAHTAEAWEPRAGRVLVIGGYESGVDLACHHAERGAHVTVVDGSTPWDAGTGSDPSFRLAPRSRIRLATALDTGRLDLVDAHANGIKRAGTEWTVSLDNGTRLRVDSRPIAATGYGPGLGPVDKLFARRPDGWPELDEDDQSTLVPGLFLSGPAIRHAGLKFCFIYKFRQRFAHVARVIGERAGKDVGALEAWRTAGMLTDDLSCCGVECAC